The following are encoded in a window of Sulfitobacter sp. S190 genomic DNA:
- a CDS encoding sensor histidine kinase, whose translation MALADGSFVRDMQPPKREGDVVLGDDWVAPDSAAPNEIRARRERRGLFSLRASPLTRKIITFNLIALNVLAAGILYLNSSRDSLALQRAASLVSEAELIADVMEARLPEGTSGDLSSASGIDVADTLRGLDLRSGIEVFVYDTQGALLAEYAAPTNANAQTITDNDKALLTDGLSWLWELVSSPFNADVQELSIEDRLKPVVAASLSGEAQIKKETDEQGGTLLAVATPIEINGAPVGAIAIASASGEIDRLVRGERERVLQMFIIATLVSIGLSLVLASTIANPLADLAAAAELGRDKDARKMNPGRIRIPDLTARPDEIGRLSGALRGMISALYNRIDGNEQFAADVAHEIKNPLASLRSAVGTLRLVKRDDQREKLLDVIDHDVRRLDRLVSDISNASRLDSELVKEEEEPFDLMTMLGNLGQYLGEDAKSKGIDFIVDLPRDPITVHGLEARLAQVFVNLITNAISFCEDGDAIRVWARKRENRVLIVVEDTGPGIPDQALAKIFKRFYSERPEEHFGNNSGLGLAISKQIVEAHGGVIWAENIRPTEADITSDPLGARFVVGLPV comes from the coding sequence ATGGCATTGGCCGATGGGAGTTTCGTGCGCGATATGCAGCCGCCCAAGCGGGAAGGTGATGTTGTTCTGGGCGACGATTGGGTCGCACCGGACAGCGCAGCACCGAATGAGATCAGGGCGCGTCGGGAACGGCGAGGCCTTTTTTCGCTGCGTGCCTCACCGCTGACGCGCAAGATCATCACGTTCAACCTGATCGCGTTGAATGTGCTGGCTGCGGGCATCCTGTATCTCAATTCGTCGCGCGACAGTCTTGCCCTGCAACGGGCCGCCTCGCTTGTGTCCGAAGCGGAACTGATCGCCGATGTGATGGAGGCCAGGCTGCCCGAGGGCACGTCCGGTGATCTGTCCTCAGCGTCCGGTATCGACGTGGCCGACACCTTGCGCGGGCTGGACCTGCGCAGCGGGATCGAGGTGTTCGTCTACGACACCCAAGGCGCGTTGCTGGCAGAATATGCGGCCCCTACCAATGCCAATGCGCAAACCATCACTGACAATGACAAGGCGCTTCTGACCGACGGTCTGTCGTGGCTGTGGGAGCTTGTCTCGAGCCCTTTCAACGCCGACGTGCAGGAACTGAGCATCGAGGACCGGTTGAAACCGGTGGTCGCGGCCAGCCTGTCGGGTGAAGCGCAGATCAAGAAAGAGACAGACGAGCAGGGTGGCACGCTTCTGGCCGTCGCAACCCCGATCGAGATTAACGGTGCCCCTGTCGGGGCCATCGCCATCGCGTCTGCCAGTGGCGAGATCGACCGCCTCGTGCGCGGCGAGCGCGAGCGCGTGTTGCAGATGTTCATTATCGCAACGCTGGTGTCCATCGGGCTGAGCCTTGTTCTGGCGTCGACCATCGCCAACCCGCTGGCCGATCTGGCCGCGGCGGCGGAACTGGGGCGTGACAAAGATGCCCGCAAGATGAACCCCGGCCGCATCCGCATTCCCGATCTGACCGCCAGACCGGATGAAATCGGCAGGCTTTCGGGGGCTTTGCGCGGCATGATCAGCGCGCTTTACAACCGCATTGATGGCAACGAACAGTTCGCCGCCGACGTGGCCCATGAAATCAAGAACCCGCTGGCATCGCTACGCTCGGCGGTGGGGACACTGCGGCTGGTCAAGCGGGACGACCAGCGCGAGAAGCTGCTGGATGTGATTGACCACGATGTGCGCCGTCTGGACCGGTTGGTCAGCGATATCTCCAACGCTTCGCGGCTCGACAGTGAGCTGGTCAAGGAAGAGGAAGAGCCGTTCGACCTGATGACGATGCTGGGCAATCTGGGGCAGTATCTGGGCGAGGACGCCAAATCGAAAGGCATTGATTTCATCGTCGATCTGCCGCGCGATCCGATCACCGTGCACGGGCTTGAAGCGCGGCTGGCGCAGGTTTTCGTGAACCTGATCACCAATGCCATTTCGTTCTGCGAGGACGGTGATGCGATCCGCGTCTGGGCGCGCAAGCGCGAAAACCGCGTGTTGATCGTGGTCGAAGATACCGGTCCGGGTATCCCCGATCAGGCACTGGCGAAGATTTTCAAACGCTTCTATTCCGAACGCCCCGAAGAGCATTTCGGCAATAACTCCGGTCTGGGGCTCGCGATTTCAAAGCAGATCGTCGAGGCCCACGGCGGCGTGATCTGGGCCGAGAACATTCGCCCGACCGAAGCCGACATCACCTCCGATCCCTTGGGTGCGCGTTTCGTGGTCGGTCTGCCGGTCTGA